The segment CATCTTGAGCGCCCCAAAATTCTTTTGGAGCAATGTCGTGTAATTCAATGATACGTTCGTTCAAATGCAGTAGTATTAAATTAAAATAATTCGCTATATATTATTAGCTTTGTATCCAAATTTAATCAAATAAAAGAATAGGTTTTACTATTTTTGGAAACCGATTTCAACCAAGTTATAAACAATTTATGTCAATCATCACTTTAACGACCGATTACGGATTAAAAGACCACTTTGTCGGCGCTTTAAAAGGTAAATTGTTATCCGAGTTTCGCGAAGCCACGATTATTGATATTTCCCACAATATTGACGCTTTCAATGTTGCCGAAGCTGCTTATATAATTGGTGCGGCGTATAATAGTTTTCCAAAAGGAACCGTACATTTAATTGGTGTTGACATCGAATTGAATACCGAAAATCAGCATATTGCTATGCAATGGAACGATCAGTACTTCATTTGTGCTGATAATGGGATTTTGAGTATGCTGATTCAAAAGATTGTTCCGCAAAAATTGGTTGCCATTAATATTCACGACCGTTTACCAAATGATGCCACCGATTTGGATGTGTTTGTAAAAGTCGCCTGTCATTTAGCCAAAGGTGGTTTGCTAAACGTAATTGGCAAAGAAATAAAAGCCATCAAAGAAGTTACCGAATTACAAGCTCTTGTTCACGATAATCAGATTAAAGGAAATGTAATTTATATTGATTATCTGGGTAATGTCGTAACCAACATTCCAAAGAAATTATTTTTGGAAATAGGCAAAAGCAGACCTTACGAACTAAAGTTTAAAAACCAAATCATAAAAACTATTTTACCAAAATACTCCGATATTGGAATTTCCTCCAACTATCCTTTGAAAGATCATGAAGGACAGAAACTGGCGATTTTTAACGAAGCTGGTTTTTTGGAAATTGCCATTTTTAGAAGTAATCCGGAAACCGTTGGATCTGCTTCCAGTTTATTAGGTTTGAATTATAGAGATGTGGTAACGATTGAGTTCGGAAGTTAAGGGATTAGGGAAAAGGGATAAGTTAAAAGAAAAATAATGTTCATACGAATAGTAAAAATGAGTTTTCACGAAGAGCATATTCCAAAGTTTTTGGAGAATTTTGACGTGATGAAAGAAAAAATACGCGGCGCAGAAGGCAATCGTTTTTTAGAATTGTATCAGGACAAAAACAATCCGTGCATTTTCTTTACGTATAGCTTTTGGGAAACCGAAGCTGATTTGGAAAATTACCGTCAATCGGAATTGTTTTATGATGTTTGGACATTTACCAAAAAACTATTCAACGAAAAACCGGAAGCCTGGAGTGTGGATAAAGTAGTAAGTTTACCCTAAAATAAAATAAAT is part of the Flavobacterium sangjuense genome and harbors:
- a CDS encoding SAM hydrolase/SAM-dependent halogenase family protein, with translation MSIITLTTDYGLKDHFVGALKGKLLSEFREATIIDISHNIDAFNVAEAAYIIGAAYNSFPKGTVHLIGVDIELNTENQHIAMQWNDQYFICADNGILSMLIQKIVPQKLVAINIHDRLPNDATDLDVFVKVACHLAKGGLLNVIGKEIKAIKEVTELQALVHDNQIKGNVIYIDYLGNVVTNIPKKLFLEIGKSRPYELKFKNQIIKTILPKYSDIGISSNYPLKDHEGQKLAIFNEAGFLEIAIFRSNPETVGSASSLLGLNYRDVVTIEFGS
- a CDS encoding putative quinol monooxygenase, whose translation is MFIRIVKMSFHEEHIPKFLENFDVMKEKIRGAEGNRFLELYQDKNNPCIFFTYSFWETEADLENYRQSELFYDVWTFTKKLFNEKPEAWSVDKVVSLP